taagctcctattcttggGTATCTTATTTATTTCCTTGATAACTGCATCCACTCTAACAAATGTATCATCATCACACTTCATGATATTTTTTGCAAATGCTGCATGGACCTGCATCAAGAAAAGATCAATTTTAGGATGACGTTAATCTGGGGACAACCAACATCAATGTTTATAGGTAATCCACGACTTACCCCATATTCGCAGATGGCAACTGTTTTCAAGACAACAAGATCATAATTGTCCATGAAAGGAACAATGACAATGTCACCAAAGAATTCTGCCTCTTTCTTCAACTCCACGTTTATATCCTTCCTAGCGTGCTGTCAAAAAACCAATCCATGTTAAACTCAAATTACCAAGCTGCACCACCAATGTTAATAGTAAACTGATATTCGGAAAATGCTGTATACGCTACCATCTATCAACCTACCAATGCGACAAAGAATCGAGCCACAACATTTGAAGATTTGATTAGCTGATGCTGCAGCCAAGACCTCCTTATAGCCATTCGCTCAGCAAAGTGATTGCCTGCCGACAGAATGCCAATAAACAGATCCACAGGCTGATCAAGGAGGGGTGGTGCCTTCCATCTGTTTGACATATCAAGATGCCTTTGAGGAGCAAAACTAGGATGTGATGTGGGCAAGGAGGCAGCAAAGACTGAATCGACATCGATGTCACCATTCAAAGACAAACCAGTGGCATCCTCTAGCGCAAATCCCTAAAAAGCATCAATGATAACCTTCTTTAGTTCAATTCAATAATTCAGCATGATATTGAAGAGGTGGTAGCATGTTACTCACAATTCGATATGGAAATGAGGTCACATGCCTCCCATCAACATTCACATGATAACCCTCAAAACCGGCACTGAGAGTTAGCACAAATAACCTACCCTCTGAAAATGGGAATGGCCAATCGAAGTCGACCTTCTTTTTTCGCCCTACTAGCCGGTTTAACCACCACGATGCCTTTGATTGCTCAGAATGGTTGGTGTCATTATCTCGGATCCACTTTTCACATTTTACCTGGCCATCAACTGCAAAAGATTCTAGACGTTAACAAAAATGCCGTACCACATACAAATGATAGATTACTGCAACACAGACTACAAACAGATGCAGATAATAATGTAACTGATGGTGCATTTTGCTTGTTTTTTTCTCCATTCAATTGCCAAGAAACCCATGTAAAAAAGCTATTCAAAATAATTCCAACCCCCAACTCATGAGAACAATCCAAGGAATCTACCCATCACGAAATAGCACCTCTTCAAGCAATAAGCTCTATAATCAAACTTATTCAGCTGCTCGATTACTCACTATAAAAACTTCTGCAGCATCCCCACCCGCTACCAACCCCCAAAAAACATACtacctccgtttcaatttgtttgtctagtTTGACTTAAAGAAagcttttgaatcttgtggtcttaaactaaaaatatgtagaatgtaccaaaatgtcctttaatcCTGTGATCTTACACATGTCATGTGGAAAGTTGGaattaaagagttgtcaaaaaaggaaagagacatTCTTTTCGAAACTGACTAAAAGGGAAAGTAAGACGGACAAATTGAAacagaaaaagtaaaaaagaatcACCTTTTAACCTCAATTAGTAAATCAAACAGTTTCTCCAACTAACAAATCTTTTAGGTTTAACTAGTAATAAACATTTGACTATTCGTAGCAATTCTGCCTATGTGAGGTTCACATTAACACAAGTCTGGATAAAGGATGAGGATTGCAGTATGTTAACAGCTACATGAATCTTCTAAGCATTTGAATATAAAGGATCATATAGGAAAGTCCAACTAGTTTGGCAATACGCATAGTTGACTGATTAAACTAGTTCATTAAAAAAACAGAATAACTTCTTATAGAGtactaaataaataaagaaacaaaATTTATATTCTCACCAGTCTCCTCATCATCCCTGGACCTCCATCCATCACACCTTTGAGCCGTCCCCCACTGCATCCTATAACAAGTGTTCTGCTCAATCACCGGCTTCCCGCTCCAATCGCCATTCAACCGTGGATTGAAGTGAAGAATCCTAGGTGGGTCCTCTCCATCAACAGTCTTCAGCCCTTGTAACTCCATCATAAACTGTGAAACCATCAAGAATTGACCTTCCCTCAGCAATGATATCTTTGGATCATTCTCCTGATGGGCCCTTTTTGGCCTCCCCACAACAGTTATATGTGAACCAAGAGTAAGCCCACATGGCAACACCATCATTCTCCCTTTCCCCAAAAACTCAGACCCTGACATTGAAATGGAATGAGGACATTCTTCTGTCTTGTTACTTTCTACAATACCCACTTCTTTTTTATGCAATTCAAGCTCTTTCCAGAACTTTTTACCTACCTCAAAGGCCTCTTTTGCTGATTTCAAAATCCCAGAAAACCCATCATTACTAGTCATATTCACATAATTACCATCAAAAAACAAACTTGACAAAGGACTCTTGATTTCTCTAATCTTTCTTTCATACTTTGATTGATTTGGAACCAGAAGTGAAACGTCAATAGGGCGATTTGGAGcttctttttcttctaactCCTCTTCACTATCAAGCACAAAAGACTTAGAAGAAAACTGCCCTGTACCAAAACCGTCTTGAGAAACTAAACTAAACCCATTTCTGAAAACAAAAGGAACTTCAAGACCCACCAAAAATACATACAAAAGACCTAACAAAATCAAAACTTGCACCGATCTTTGCCTACTCAGTGACATGAACAAGTCAAATTTTGCTCTtttcatattaaaaaataataaatttaaaaaaaattcttctctTGTGAGCTTAAACGCTCTTTCAATTTCTAGTGATCGTGAAGAAATGCAAAAGACACAATATactgagaaaaaagaaaaagaaaatgggGTTTCTCTAAAAATTCCAAACCGACAATtttatacaaaaacaaaaactttGTATGAAAGAAGGGCAAAGTATAGTTAGAAGAAAAGATAGAGAGAGTTAGGTCATCAAAACATGATCACAAACAAgttaagagagagagagagatacaTATAGAAGAGAAAATGTATAGATATAGAGAGAGATGAAGGAGGTTCAGGGTCGATGGACTTCCCGGAACAAGAGAGAAATGTGGGTATCTTTTTCAATTTGAATAGGGAAAAGCTTTACACTTCAAAAAGTTGATGGAAGAATCTTGATGGAATGTGTTCcactttttgttttttatttccTTATGTCAAAGTGAAAACTTATTGACAAACAGGGTTGTGGTGACCTGTGAGGTTGATGGATGCTAAttacttctttatttttaattccagattttaagtttcaattcttttaaaatatgaaattgtttttattagaaaatatttaattttttaatgtgAATTTAGATTTAGTTGGGTTTTATTGTGGTTTTGAtgtgaattcaaatttaatcaaattcaaatataaatatcggatatcaaataaaaaattaaaaaaaaacttagttgaaactaaatttttatatttgaaattatttttttgaagtagATTGTGTTTGGCTAATTTTAATGAATATATTTGGTTGATTGACACAATTATGTTTTTTGAAAAGTACTTTTGAACAGTAGTTAATAAGTGTTCAAGTGTATTATCtcaaaagtgttctaaaaaaatggagaaaaagatactttttttatattccGAAAAATAGATTTTTGTTACTTTTTGAAAGCACTTATTTTTCTCCTAAAAATTTGATAAAAcatatctcttttttttttaggaaaaaaagtattttttgaaaagaaaaaaaattatttttggccTCCAAAGATTGATCAAATAGACTAGTATATCTTGTTTTCTTTCAGCTATAAACTAAATAATGGTTAAATTTTATTACTGTGATATTTGGACAGGTGAAttttatcaagtatttcatacCTTTCATCAGCAAGGATCGAAAGACACTGACAATTAAAATttggataaataaaaaattacttaatatttttatttttattaaattaaatttgagattttatatTTCTCAACACATTTCGTATCATTGATTCACACTCTTGAGTGCAAGTTGTTCTGTAtatattgaattttatttaaatagaggtgtattatattgaattttattaaaatagtaTATTTACCAATTTGGCAACGCATGAGTTAATAAATTGTACTTTACTTACAATTGTACTTAGCTTATTTTATATCGGTGTTTACAACTAATATGGTCGGGAAGTTGTATGTTTGTTCTTAAATAAGGCAACATATTAGAAGCTAataaattatcatttaattttcaatGTTAGTAGAAACTAGCAAAAGTGGATGATACACTTAGTTAAAGAACTAAAATGAAAGTCACCATTTCAAGTAATTAATTACTTCCAGAAGCAGAAGATGAACATAAATTTCAAAGTAAATAATAGAAATTTATAAGACTGTTAAAATTAAGTGTagtttcaaatataaaatactGAATAAGAGGTATTTCTACATGTTAAGACTTGTTTTGGTAAACGATTTACCATTTAACTTTATTGATAGCTAAAATTGTTAATTGTTCTTCTATAACTCACATATTGGTTAAGAAACTTTTTAATGTGTAATAATCAATTCATATCTTCTTGAAAAACACTACTGAAATGCAAATAGGAGAGAATCATTTTCACATGGATATATTTAATTAAGgatgaaaaaaattatctcaTCCTTTCCACCCCTTGATTGTTAGAAAAGAAAAGTGTAACTTATAGcgttaaaaattaattatattattattttatttattttcaaattataaatagtcccttaaaatttatgaatttcagATATATCACTCAACTTTCGAATACATCAATAGACATCTAAATACATATGGAAGGGATGTATCTGAGTGGAAGGAATGTATCATATAGGAAATAGAGATGTATCAGAAAGGGATATGACATCCGAATACATAGGGGATTGATGTATCCAAGAGAAAGGATGTGCCTGAGAGGGGAGAAATATATCTATGAAGGAGATAGAGATGTATCAGCGAGAggggatttttttaaaaaaaataatgatagaaaattttagaaattatgataaaataaaatgtgtatctaggttaaaaaaaaaattaaaaagttattaAGTGGCAATTTTAGTTGGTGATTCTCCGATAGAAGAAATGCGATACGGTAAATTTTTTGTGTACTAATCAGGTGAATATAGCTTTTCACTTTTAAATATTAGGTTCATCTTAATCTACTATTTATAACGATACAATATGTTACAATGAATTTaatgattaaaataaaataaactcataaaatcTAAATCATGTATTGCCACTCATaagaatgatatttttttacGCTACTAAGCTAAATTATTTTTACGATAAATGTGTGTATGcaatttgattatagattttgACACGTTCGAAGCTGTCATCATATAAAGGAGTAAAAATAATGTGGACAAGGAAAAGAAGTCAAAAGTCTATAATTGCATATGAATTAAACAAGGAATTTGTTAATTGAAGTGCGCCATTTAATTTGGGTTAATTTGTTATGGTAGTCATAGTCACTGAAAGTCAATATTTATAAAAGTCGAACCTATTTATGAGAGTTgggaaagagaaaaaataaattctcaCCTTAGTCTCACCTTATACGAAGTAAATCTAAATTTagtaaaattcaaaaatggatATTAGACATctaattaggaaaaaaaaagaagaaaaaactatACAAAGTAGATtaattgtgaaactatttactTAAATTGGATCAACCCAAATTATTTATCCTTAATAAACTCATGACCAAAATTATTTACCCTCTTGCcccattttctctctttttaatTTCGTGCATGACGTCATGCTAACGTCTGCATCATTGCTCgtatattatactctgattGTATCAATCAATTTCGCTGAAGCAAtgtctcttccttcttgataccataaaagtatatatactctcatggtatcaaacgTGTATTTATGCTAGTGCCCTTTTTCTTGTTCCTCTTTGATGCCGtcaaaaatatacttttatGGTATTAAATACGcgaaataattaaaaacaaagAATATAAAAGTAATGAAGTATTTTTTTGGATGTAACAATAATTATCCCCCTTCCCCCGCCCCCCAAAAAAGCACAACATGACACATGTTTCAGTTCACATAATATattcatttaattattaatttatgtcAAAAGGTACACTTTAGGCTACAAGAATTCAGTTGTGCTCCACCACAGTCTACACTTAGCTCCACCACAGTCTAAACCAACTTGTTTTCCACTTTTAATTTCTGCAATCTACTGGTAATTGgattgaaaaatttaaaaggaatCGGTATTGTAACACATAAGTTTTGTGgaataatgtttttttttttgacaactacaaaaaattattataaataagaTGGTTAGATAAAGCTATGTTATTTGATAGGTTAGGTTTTTAATTAAAACGATTAGTTATTCTTTATCTTAAATTTTATTCGCAACTACTAAGCTTTCAAAAGGGCGGCGGCCACTTGCACTTTATGCTTAACTGAAAGCTTAACGCAACTGACATAGATAATTAAGTAACAATTGAGCGGTCTGATTTCATCTAGTGAGAATTAAACTAATAGAAAAAGCAATCCTAATTTTTAAAGATTACCTACTCTGCTTTTTTATTAAATCTCATTGCACTACTAATAATTGTTATTCCCGTTTGTTAATTAGTTGGATATAATCCCAAAACTTGTAATTTTCTATCACATAACGATAAGCAAGCAATTACTTATTTTTGGCTTAGGTGAAAGTGAAAGATGCTTCCAAACAGTTAAATCATTTTAATTCCTTGACCCTTTTTTAACAGCATTTTATGGGCTTTACGAGAAGTAATCAGACAAGAAAGACAGCTGTGCTTACAACTACCACATTATTAAACAATCCAACCCCAAAAAGTTTCTTTGCAGTCATTTTTCCCCAAAACTATTTCTCGACAAAAATTTACTCGCATctgatatttatatttataataatctATAAATAAATGACAAATAACCTAACTTACTTTCTTATTGCTAATTATGATTAAGTAATacacatttttattttaattaattacttaACCGTGATAAAGTAGCATAATTTGATGTAAACATTGGGAAAGAATAagttttcatattgttttctttTATCTCTCTCTCTTTTAGAATCATTGGCTTGGAAAACTTGAAATTGGTCTATTGGGTTCTCCACTTCACCAATCTCAAAAATCCACCTTTACGTTCAAAATTAATGTCCTTGCCATTCACTTTTAggttcaaaaataatattttttaaatataattttaattaaataatttaaataatttttttaaacatgtggatgtcatctattggttacaatttaattatttaaaattaattataaattagaatttatttaacagaattttaattaaataatttgaatatttttttaaaacatgtgACGGCCAACTATtgattacaatttaattatttaaaattatttaacaaaattttaattgcaGAACAGGGCTTAAAATGCacttgaactattgaaaatagtataaaaatgtACCTCATGCTCTTTTCTGTTaaagaaaatgttatttttGAACTTAAAAGTGGATAGATGaatgaggatatttttgtacCACTTTCAACAGTTTGAGGGTCATATGTTTAAAGCAGAAAACaaataagatttcaaaattttcacaatgtaaaagttaaaatttttgataaaaaCATTTTGCTCGGAAAAAGAGAATGAATTTTTGTTTTCTAATGATACCTAAAATTAACAATAACAATTAAACAAATACACTATCTAGCAATAATCCcctttatataaataaataaatttctggTGGGGAAGTCGTTAGTATTATTCTGTTAGACTATAATTCAAAAAACATCAAGACTTAATTAATGTATAATTAGGATTTAGCCGTGCCCCACATTTTATATATCATTCCAGTTGGGGTTAAACGCATGGTGAAATTTTACCaaaaaatttttcaaaaataatttgccaagaatatttgaGAATTTAGGATCAAACGATACCTAAGCTTAAATACACCCCTCCTATTTCATACACAAAAATGTGTTATTCAAGCGCTACACAAGGATTTTTTTAACTGATGTTgcgtatatatattattaaaaaacataaagaaattttgttatttttttaattaaaaagataaattaacataaagaaataaaagaaaggatTTTGTTATTCTAAAGTTCAGCAACCAATCTTTTAGTTTCCACCTCTCTTCTCTACCAAAGCTTTTCTCCAATGTCACAACATAATCCTTTGATTTCCATCAAAGGGTTTTAACCTAGAAAATCTTGGTTCAAGTAGTGGTAAGTATATGTTTTTACAACCCCAAAATTTTCTTCCGAAATTATCATCCGACTATAAAATTCTGAATGTTTTCAGAAGTCCACATTGACAAAAAAACAGTCGTGAACACAATAGGAGGAGAAAGAATATTATAGCTATGAAATTAAgcaaataaaaagagaatgaaaaaaaatgaatcttGTTTGGAGGTTTGTGTTAAAAAAGGAGTAGTTAAATAGGAAGAAGAAGGGTAGTAGCTTTggtaattaaaaattgaagaaattttttttttttttaaaaaggattGATGTGGCCTTTTTTTTTAACCCTTTCATGTGCTTAAATAAATTGTAAGCACTTGATATGCCATGTGGCATGGGAGAGATGTATTTAAGCTTAGCTCGTCAAGTTGAGGGATATTTTTAAACCCGTTAATAATTTAAAGACGAAACCAATAATTTGCATTAAATTTGAAAGTGTTTTTGATATATCTTTCATTAAAATTGGTAAAGAGAATAGTAAGAGAAGGTATCTAGAATAGGATCGTTGGATAGTAGGCAGGGCAAATGGATAAAAAATTAACAATAACAATTATACGGAAATGGTAAGTACTCGTCCATTTTAATGAAACAATTTGTgttcaaattttgagaattgaATTGTGTAAAAAGCGTTTCATCCTAAGATAGAgattttttttacataaattcAAATTCCAAACCTAATgctaaatatcaaataaaaaaaaatgcaagTGGAATTCATcgtcttaattttatttttttttgttagggAGTATATAGCCAAAAAGATGCATAGAAAGTCAAGAGAAAATAGAGGCGAAGGGACCTTCCTAGTTCCTAATAGAACtgtcaaaattcaacaaaaaaaaacatttcttgaaagttctattttttatttcttcaaagccaagtcaatttttatattttcttctcaCCTTGTAGTTCTAATTTTACTTATAGAATAAAAATACTCCAGCAGTTTCCCAAGCTTTTCTTGGGGACATGATCGATACATCTTTTATGCGAATTGAAATTTATCCGACCAAAAATTTCAATCGATGTTCACTGAAGTTTTGATCGTTGGCCCCCTTTCCTTGACCTGTTAGCTTAGCAATAGAATTTGTCTTTATtggtattatttatttattgtgtgTGAAATAATTTGAACatttatactatattaaaaatatgaagaCCTTTAAAATGTTGTTTAAATTTTTTGCTCTTTATTAAAAGATTTTGTTTTAGACAAAATcgtctttttattattattttattattattttaatgatatttaatattgactataataaacataataaaaataaataattttttttttcttatatggCTAGATTCCTACATGGATAATTTATTTCCAACTAAAATAGAGTTgatccaaaaaatatatatatatagtcaaaaaattccaaaataataggcaatttttttaaaaaaaatgtccaAAAATAAGGCAAAAAAGATCCAAAAATATAGTCAAAAAAGGTCCAAAAAAACCTTCAAGAAAATATAGCCATAATAAATCCAAAAAAAAGGAATCCTAAAATAATTAGGATGACttaactatttatttttagtaaagataaatttgatttgacaaaaaaaggtaaaagaagAACAAGTTATTTAAGAACTCTAATTACAGTTATGGTCCAAAAGAATTTTCCAACTCAAACTCTAACAAACCAAATTGTAAGTGTATCATGTTTATGATAAAAACTTTGAATACGAAAATCAATCATAATTGTTATTTGGGTAAATTTTTCATGCCTTACGTGACTTGgtaagaaaattaaatattaacatAAATAATTTGCTTACAAAAGAATAAGACACTatcataaatatattatttaattaaattatttactaattatttaattagctcCTAAAATAATTTATCCTAAAATAATTGGTCAACTCCAAAATATTTGGTAGATGATTTTGTTTATTAAGTTATcctaaaataatgaaaaatttcatgaattataattataaaagaAGAGGTTTAGAACTAAATATGTTTGTATCATGGACCCCTTTTAACTcattatgatcatattttagaattaatacttttttcattaagttttattttataacctaaacatattgtttatgtattatgttttCTAGGTTTATTAGGAATTTTAATGTTAAATTTTCTACattagaaatttaaaataaaataatttgtatatattaaaCGTGTGTTTGGCTTTACCATTTTTAGTTTcttaccctttttatttttgtaagagTCCACTTTTTTTCTTTCCGTCGATGTCCTTTATAAGAAAACTTTCActgtaaattaataattttttctccTGATACTAATTCAAAATTCGACTCTTGATTTTCAATTCGAGACTGACTCTCGATCTCGATTTGAAACCCAACTTAAGGTCCCACATCGGCTAGAGATCGAATCTTGATTTCGATGTAGGGTCCTAAATAAGCTTCAAGGTCGAATCCTGAGTTGGGTGTTGGGGTCGTGACTTGACAAGTAATACTTACAGCAAATCCATAGGCAAAGTAACCACATGCAGCAACTAAGGAGCTCAAAACAATATTTGCAGTAACATGGAATCGCCAACTTGCTTTTCTGAGACTACTCCCATCTAACAAACCTTCTTCCATGCTTCCAGTCATAGTATGTTGCTACCTGGAGAAAAAAGGAAGAGACCGTTAAGAATGAAACTAGAAGTTTAAAAGAATGAGAATATGTACAATGCTAAAGCACAAATGCAGCAAGTTGCTGGCCAGcacaaattaataattttttctctcGATACTAATTCGAAATTCGATTCCTGATTCTCAATTCGGGACTGGAACAATATCCGCAAACAGTATAATATTGGAGTATCACAGGGGGAACTGTACGAATCCGGTGACTCTCGACCTCGATTTGAGACCCAACTAAGTAAAATTCAAGGTCGAATCCTGAGTTGGGGTCGTGACTTGAGTCAGGTGTCAGAATGGTGTTTTAAATCGGGTTTCGAATAAAAAATCGAGATTGGATCATAGGTCAACTATTAGATTTAGATCCCGAGTCGATCGTCGGGGTCGAATATCGAGGTCGGATCTCGATTCAAAAATCAAGTCATGGATTGGTAGTTAGGGTCGGGTCCCCATCAGGTGTCGGGGTTGGATTCTACTTTAAAAGTTGGGTCTCGAATTGGGTGTCGGAGTTGGATCTCAATTCGAAAGTCGGATCCCGAGGTTAGATCCCAAATCAGTCTTTAGTGTCAAGTGTCGAGGTCATGTCCCGATT
This Solanum dulcamara chromosome 8, daSolDulc1.2, whole genome shotgun sequence DNA region includes the following protein-coding sequences:
- the LOC129900358 gene encoding hydroxyproline O-galactosyltransferase GALT6 gives rise to the protein MKRAKFDLFMSLSRQRSVQVLILLGLLYVFLVGLEVPFVFRNGFSLVSQDGFGTGQFSSKSFVLDSEEELEEKEAPNRPIDVSLLVPNQSKYERKIREIKSPLSSLFFDGNYVNMTSNDGFSGILKSAKEAFEVGKKFWKELELHKKEVGIVESNKTEECPHSISMSGSEFLGKGRMMVLPCGLTLGSHITVVGRPKRAHQENDPKISLLREGQFLMVSQFMMELQGLKTVDGEDPPRILHFNPRLNGDWSGKPVIEQNTCYRMQWGTAQRCDGWRSRDDEETVDGQVKCEKWIRDNDTNHSEQSKASWWLNRLVGRKKKVDFDWPFPFSEGRLFVLTLSAGFEGYHVNVDGRHVTSFPYRIGFALEDATGLSLNGDIDVDSVFAASLPTSHPSFAPQRHLDMSNRWKAPPLLDQPVDLFIGILSAGNHFAERMAIRRSWLQHQLIKSSNVVARFFVALHARKDINVELKKEAEFFGDIVIVPFMDNYDLVVLKTVAICEYGVHAAFAKNIMKCDDDTFVRVDAVIKEINKIPKNRSLYVGNINYYHKPLRNGKWAVTYEEWPEEDYPPYANGPGYIISSAIANFIVSEFDRHNLKLFKMEDVSMGMWVEKFNSSSRPVQYVHSLKFSQSGCVDDYYTAHYQSPRQMICMWNKLQELGQPQCCNMR